One stretch of Ananas comosus cultivar F153 linkage group 6, ASM154086v1, whole genome shotgun sequence DNA includes these proteins:
- the LOC109712238 gene encoding protein disulfide isomerase-like 2-3 — MHFPLPFSLLLLLLLFLCSSSASALYAPSSPVVQLTPSNFKSKVLNADGVVLVEFFAPWCGHCKALTPAWERTASVLKGVATVAALDADAHKSLAQEYGIKGFPTIKVFSPGKPPVDYQGARDVKPIVEFALQQVKALLKERLNGKTSGGSSEKSDTSASVELNSHNFDEVVLKSKDLWIVEFFAPWCGHCKKLAPEWKRAANNLKGKVKLGHVDCDAEKSLMSRFNVQGFPTILVFGADKGSPYPYEGARTAAAIESFALEQLETNVATPEVHELTGPDVMEEKCASAAICFVAFLPDILDSKAEGRNKYLQLLLSVAEKFKRSPYSFVWAAAGKQADLENQVGVGGYGYPALVALNVKKGAFAPLKSAFQYDQIIEFVKEAGRGGKGNLPLERAPTVVQTEPWDGKDGEIIEEDEFSLEELLGDHSASNDEL, encoded by the exons ATGCACTTCCCCctccccttctccctcctcctcctcctcctcctcttcctctgttcctcctccgcctccgctctctACGCCCCCTCTTCCCCCGTCGTCCAACTCACCCCCTCCAACTTCAAATCCAAG GTTCTGAACGCGGATGGGGTCGTGCTCGTGGAGTTCTTCGCGCCCTGGTGCGGCCACTGCAAAGCCCTAACCCCCGCGTGGGAGAGGACCGCTTCCGTGTTGAAGGGCGTTGCCACTGTCGCCGCTCTCGATGCCGATGCGCACAAATCTCTTGCTCAG GAATATGGAATTAAAGGATTTCCTACTATAAAAGTATTCTCACCTGGTAAACCTCCAGTTGATTACCAAGGAGCCAGGGATGTAAAGCCTATCGTCGAATTTGCTCTACAGCAG GTCAAGGCACTTCTTAAGGAACGGTTAAATGGCAAGACTTCTGGAGGTTCAAGTGAGAAATCTGACACAAGTGCTTCAGTCGAACTAAATTCTCATAATTTTGATGAAGTTGTCCTCAAAAGCAAGGACCTATGGATTGTGGAGTTCTTTGCACCTTG GTGTGGGCATTGCAAAAAGTTGGCACCGGAGTGGAAAAGAGCTGCAAATAATTTGAAAGGGAAGGTGAAACTCGGCCATGTTGATTGTGATGCTGAAAAG TCTTTGATGAGCAGGTTCAACGTACAAGGATTCCCTACCATTTTGGTATTTGGTGCTGACAAGGGCAGCCCGTATCCATATGAGGGGGCTAGAACTGCTGCAGCTATTGAGTCGTTTGCACTTGAGCAGCTCGAAACTAATGTTGCTACACCTGAAGTGCATGAGTTGACTGGCCCA GATGTTATGGAAGAGAAGTGTGCTTCTGCTGCAATATGCTTTGTAGCTTTCCTCCCTGACATTTTGGATTCGAAGGCCGAAGGACGAAATAAGTATCTCCAGCTTCTACTATCAGTTGCTGAGAAATTCAAGAGGAGTCCATACAG CTTTGTGTGGGCAGCTGCTGGCAAACAGGCAGACCTTGAGAACCAGGTTGGAGTTGGTGGTTATGGTTACCCTGCTCTCGTCGCTCTTAACGTGAAAAAAGGCGCATTTGCTCCGCTCAAGAGTGCATTTCAATATGACCAAATAAT TGAGTTTGTAAAGGAAGCAGGGCGTGGTGGAAAGGGAAATCTTCCTCTGGAGCGAGCCCCCACGGTTGTACAGACGGAACCATGGGACGGAAAGGACGGAGAGATCATAGAAGAGGATGAGTTCTCGCTCGAAGAGCTCTTGGGAGATCATTCTGCGAGCAATGATGAATTGTAG
- the LOC109711996 gene encoding uncharacterized protein LOC109711996 translates to MASSTGNGGEGEAEAEAPLLPLAGRKAAAAASSYYRRCLSHAGDELRSFRSCLRWMLLDQSEPARAAASWALFLLLGALVPAAAHLALVGAAAATPGGHRRAYDAAVQLSLSGAGAIAYLCLSAFVRRYGLRRFLFLDKLRRESERVRLGYTAQLSRSFRLLACFVLPGFAAEVAIKLWWYWSALAAAASWRPPFAPAAGSTVTRIILAVACVLELASWLYRMAIFFLVCVLFRLICYLQILRMQDFAAVFEEGAEAAAVLKEHLRIRRQLQIISHRFRAFIVSCLVLVTVSQFVTLLLTTRPHAKVDVFITGDLLLCSIGLMTGLLVCLRSAAKITHKTQAITSHAATWHACATIKSFDADTEDPYPTAAGVHTTTALSSSGDDSDEDEGRDDDDLDDRKLLPSHVSTISFQKRQSLVTYLENNKAGITVFGFVVDRTWLHALFMIEFSLVMWLLGKTVGI, encoded by the exons ATGGCGTCGTCGACGGGGAATGGCGGGGAGggcgaggcggaggcggaggcgccgCTGCTGCCATTGGCGGGGCGtaaggcggcggcagcggcgtcgTCTTACTATCGGCGGTGCCTGTCGCACGCGGGGGACGAGCTGCGGAGCTTCCGGTCGTGCCTGCGGTGGATGCTGCTGGACCAGTCGGAGCCGGCGCGCGCGGCGGCGTCGTGGGCGCTCTTCCTGCTGCTGGGCGCGCTCGTGCCGGCGGCCGCGCACCTCGCGCTGGtcggggccgccgccgccacccccgGCGGCCACCGCCGCGCCTACGACGCGGCCGTGCAGCTCTCCCTGTCGGGCGCCGGGGCCATCGCGTACCTCTGCCTCTCGGCCTTCGTCCGGCGGTACGGCCTCCGCCGCTTCCTCTTCCTCGACAAGCTCCGCCGCGAGAGCGAGCGCGTCCGCCTCGGCTACACCGCGCAGCTCAGCCGATCCTTCCGCCTCCTCGCCTGCTTCGTCCTCCCCGGCTTCGCCGCCGAGGTCGCCATCAAGCTCTGGTGGTACTGGtccgccctcgccgccgccgcctcctggcGGCCCCCCTTCGCACCCGCCGCCG GTTCGACTGTGACGCGAATAATACTGGCGGTGGCGTGCGTGCTGGAGCTGGCGTCGTGGCTGTACCGGATGGCGATATTCTTTCTGGTGTGCGTGCTGTTCAGGCTGATCTGCTACCTGCAGATTCTGCGGATGCAGGACTTTGCGGCGGTGTTCGAGGAGGgcgcggaggcggcggccgTGCTGAAGGAGCATCTGCGGATCCGCCGCCAGCTGCAGATCATCAGCCACCGGTTCCGCGCCTTCATCGTCTCCTGCCTCGTGCTCGTCACCGTCAGCCAGTTCGTCACGCTGCTCCTCACCACCAGACCGCACGCCAAAGTCGACGTCTTCATCACCGGCGATCTGCTG CTGTGCTCGATCGGGCTGATGACTGGGCTGCTGGTGTGCCTGCGGAGCGCGGCGAAGATCACGCACAAGACGCAGGCGATCACGAGCCACGCCGCGACATGGCACGCCTGCGCCACCATCAAGTCCTTCGACGCCGACACGGAGGACCCCTACCCCACCGCCGCCGGTGTGCACACGACGACGGCACTGAGCAGCTCCGGGGATGACTCGGACGAAGACGAGGGCAGGGACGACGACGATCTCGACGACAGAAAGCTCTTGCCCTCGCATGTCAGCACCATCTCCTTCCAGAAGAGGCAGTCCTTGG tgacGTATTTGGAGAACAACAAGGCCGGGATCACGGTGTTCGGGTTCGTGGTGGACCGGACTTGGCTCCACGCTCTGTTCATGATCGAGTTCTCCCTCGTAATGTGGTTGCTCGGTAAAACAGTTGGGATCTGA